Proteins from one Thermodesulfobacteriota bacterium genomic window:
- a CDS encoding efflux transporter outer membrane subunit, with protein sequence MPDNNDARTRHSAWLGLAATLLAACSLGPQYQKPAVEVPPSWELGSGEAAAIVNPRWWEGFADPALSDLVAAALQHNRDLQVAMASLDEYRALVGVARSDLFPQLAAGMGASRTKGLQAGDPPMPDNPYSSEYSATLNLSYELDLWGRIARAEEAARADLAARAEARRALMLSVAGQVATSSIELAGLDKRLAIARAALASREEAYRLARIRFEGGITSELDLHQSAVELASARTLIPQLEQSIALTEHQLSVLVGHNPARIARGVAFDELRTPELPSLLPSELLRRRPDILQAEQELVAANARIGQAMAAAFPQFSLTGMIGEVTNDFLVFDWPTTLIKGGASVAAPLFTGWRDSRRIEAAAAREQQARFRYEKVVMVAFKEVYDALVSYRRALEQVAAQERQLAVLQETFRIARLRYLNGYTSFIDVLDAQRSLLNVELTLVQTKASVHQAMVALYMALGGGWEVEAAGAAGDAP encoded by the coding sequence ATGCCCGATAACAACGATGCCCGGACCCGGCATTCGGCCTGGCTGGGGCTGGCCGCCACGCTTCTTGCTGCCTGCTCCCTCGGCCCCCAATACCAGAAGCCGGCGGTGGAGGTGCCGCCCAGCTGGGAGCTTGGCTCCGGGGAGGCGGCCGCCATCGTCAATCCCCGCTGGTGGGAGGGCTTTGCCGATCCGGCGCTGAGCGACCTGGTTGCCGCCGCCTTGCAGCACAACCGCGACCTCCAGGTGGCCATGGCCAGCCTGGACGAGTACCGGGCCCTGGTGGGCGTGGCCCGGAGCGACCTCTTCCCCCAGCTCGCGGCTGGCATGGGCGCCAGCCGCACCAAGGGCCTGCAGGCCGGTGACCCGCCCATGCCCGACAATCCATACTCCAGCGAGTACTCGGCCACCCTCAACCTGTCCTATGAGCTGGATCTGTGGGGCCGGATTGCCCGGGCCGAGGAGGCGGCCCGGGCCGATCTCGCGGCTCGGGCCGAGGCCCGGCGGGCCTTGATGCTGTCCGTGGCAGGCCAGGTGGCCACGTCCTCCATCGAGCTGGCCGGGCTGGACAAGCGCCTGGCCATCGCCCGGGCCGCCCTGGCCTCCCGGGAGGAGGCTTATCGGCTGGCCCGGATCCGCTTTGAGGGCGGCATCACCTCGGAGCTCGACCTCCATCAGAGCGCGGTGGAGCTGGCCTCGGCCCGGACCCTGATCCCGCAGCTGGAGCAGAGCATCGCCCTCACCGAGCATCAGCTCAGTGTCCTGGTGGGGCACAACCCGGCCCGGATCGCCCGGGGCGTGGCCTTCGACGAGCTGCGGACGCCGGAGCTGCCCTCGCTGCTGCCGTCCGAGCTCCTCCGGCGGCGGCCGGACATCCTGCAGGCGGAGCAGGAGCTGGTGGCGGCCAACGCCCGCATCGGCCAGGCGATGGCCGCCGCCTTCCCCCAGTTCTCCCTGACCGGCATGATCGGCGAGGTGACCAACGATTTCCTGGTCTTCGACTGGCCCACCACCCTCATCAAGGGCGGCGCTTCGGTTGCGGCTCCACTTTTCACCGGCTGGCGGGACAGCCGCCGGATCGAGGCGGCGGCGGCCCGGGAGCAGCAGGCCCGGTTCCGCTACGAGAAGGTGGTGATGGTCGCCTTCAAGGAGGTGTACGACGCCCTGGTCTCGTACCGGCGGGCCCTGGAGCAGGTGGCGGCCCAGGAGCGGCAGCTGGCGGTGCTGCAGGAGACCTTCCGGATCGCCCGGCTGCGCTACCTGAACGGCTACACCAGCTTCATCGACGTGCTGGACGCCCAACGGAGCCTGCTCAATGTCGAGCTGACCCTGGTCCAGACAAAAGCCAGCGTCCACCAGGCGATGGTGGCCCTGTACATGGCCCTGGGCGGCGGCTGGGAGGTGGAGGCCGCGGGAGCGGCAGGGGACGCGCCCTGA